Proteins from a genomic interval of Plasmodium reichenowi strain SY57 chromosome 13, whole genome shotgun sequence:
- a CDS encoding hypothetical protein (conserved Plasmodium protein, unknown function) — translation MHNNSKKSSLSKRGQENTLSISFIKSNINGKNEYKSKSLFSPVDNIYNINNLNNECFERISKNSWYDTSCLKRNKKNDDIFLFCIETKKNDNSHTNRFYDKSENVSNDLMNTFSTLNEKRNNNIIMPINDLKTYINDEWSNENGKKKNKKKNKGNCNYINYNNNLEPYKSISINNIKKKYKNKSIIKKSYNLFKPCCHNKKEHIKNGSSLTLNTPTNVKRDMFEKCNNQFDNLLTNKCVKNQILMNNKMSLNNKDIRNVFPKYERTNSLNYYNNYDAYKINKNPNSVVKNENIYMKRYNIPQMYNDDNIYETYDENILVKDVQEMNKNKLNMNNMQSTNNNIIDHKKKTTLINQNNKNENIHSYFNNNNNNNNYYYYNIDGHDTDSTFYEKKKKEYNVNSFLPSNSSYNSKGGKKKDDNYVYINNYTTLKKNHFDEKAKKRSLLRKPLKISHSSSKSIILKNIMNTYTNEENINSNTVLSNINPQQQNINNYSKLCLEDKSIFYTNNETKISFTIDFKIYPPILMKNITQLNIYIENKMIKNIYISEFPQTFSVILQHCIKINNEKAYIKIKNKIIHMKETNVIKFIFFKNEKVIGCSYISITNLLNLGLEGGVFLLVEEYKNEYNKKKYMELKNSEKQKDETPKKNTSNNFHKIPINMQEVHIMKSKIFLNYKINCPKFLINTISPSDIITTKEKIKYLEDMIREIYYSFQSYNINHTTRKANVLTCLNDRSIRRQNQNQIIHLENNNNNNNNHNRNNNNNVNYSINNLSISNNKNEQIGEGQNHNSELMKSTKPKCYHMDINKIKENDEDIIEHNKDTMCYQEKLKMLGILNKKDDDNLSESRIDERTHTYISNEQNDLICVVNNIDENYNVQYDENVYNDITKSNDYSDEDKNNNINNINNNYNRNHFNKNIVEQEKFLIPKDHFNVQENNDNVNLKEIKENIIRNNKLHEVEKVNSNIENKILTRDIKNNNNIDHTSNLYYKKDDNIIKPEDDKLYNDIEEKLDIKKYISIIYKRKKHMNIIMKRKDNENYKIKKKIYTTNSIFYKNYIDKKKKIKKLKNIIEKYKKELQLSRAQVEKLKYNNHNTSVLYKVFYKRIMKRNNNDSIFDNIEKNKYKSNDPFVKNKRGHILRKTCSLNVIGGFIKSKEKYNENYKYIDNNKNFDNNNNNNNNNNIDNNIKVVTELVKNDNYDKNFNCLINSNKDNVIFSKIITNVMLNNKTNPLGHKMYSHKALSTYTNKYDNDIHFYSDCTYEKIIDIKNNKKQHHRYNKTLTKIKHNTTNIISSTLDIIGTNKNYENTEKQLEILLKKNETLKEQINKLKTNDQRFLYNIRTSIKKRHTTNNNKKYNIKRNIDEHFNHSTENIYNICVNKTHNPIVNIENTKKNRYSNNTRFHYPLNLIKQYSYDYTSD, via the coding sequence atgcaCAATAATAGTAAAAAATCATCATTAAGTAAAAGAGGACAAGAAAATACACTTtcaatttcttttataaaaagcAACATTAATGGAAAGAATGAATATAAGAGCAAAAGTTTGTTTAGTCCTgtagataatatatataatataaataatttaaataatgaatgTTTTGAACGTATTTCTAAGAATTCTTGGTATGATACAAGTTGTTTGAAAAGAAATAAGAAGaatgatgatatatttttattttgtatagaaacgaaaaaaaatgataattcACATACAAATAGATTTTATGATAAGAGCGAAAATGTTTCAAATGATTTAATGAATACATTCTCAACATTAAACGAAAAgagaaataataatattattatgcCTATAAATGATTTGAagacatatataaatgatgaatggtcaaatgaaaatgggaaaaaaaaaaataaaaaaaaaaataaaggtAATTGTAACtacataaattataataataatttggaaccatataaaagtatatcaataaataatataaaaaagaaatataaaaataaaagtataataaaaaaatcCTACAATTTGTTTAAACCGTGTTgtcataataaaaaggaacatataaaaaatggtAGTTCTTTAACATTGAATACTCCTACAAATGTTAAACGAGATATGTTTGAAAAATGCAATAATCAGTTTGATAATTTGTTAACAAACAAATGTGTTAAAAAtcaaatattaatgaataacaaaatgagtttgaataataaagatattaGAAATGTATTTCCAAAATATGAAAGAACAAATTCGTTAAACTATTATAACAATTATGATGCATACAAAATTAATAAGAATCCTAATTCGGTTGTAAAAAATgagaatatatatatgaaaagaTATAACATTCCTCAAATgtataatgatgataatatatacgAAACgtatgatgaaaatatattagtTAAGGATGTACAagaaatgaataaaaataaattaaatatgaataacaTGCAGTctacaaataataatataattgatcataagaaaaaaacaacaCTTATAAATCAGAATAATAAGaatgaaaatatacattcatattttaacaataataataataataataattattattattacaatattGATGGACATGATACTGATTCAAcattttatgaaaaaaaaaagaaagaataTAATGTAAACTCATTTCTGCCTAGTAATTCATCATATAATTCAAAGGgggggaaaaaaaaagatgacaattatgtatatatcaACAATTATACTAcattaaagaaaaatcaCTTTGATGAAAAGGcaaaaaaaagaagttTACTTAGAAAGCCTTTAAAAATATCTCATTCATCGTCAAAaagtattattttaaaaaatattatgaatacTTATACAAATgaggaaaatataaatagtaATACGGTTTTATCTAATATTAACCCACAAcaacaaaatattaataattattcaaaATTATGTTTAGAAGATAAAtccatattttatacaaataatgaAACCAAAATTTCCTTCACTATagattttaaaatatatccTCCTATActtatgaaaaatataactcagttaaatatatatatagaaaataaaatgataaagaatatttatataagcGAATTTCCTCAAACATTTTCTGTTATTCTTCAACattgtataaaaataaataacgAAAAGgcatatattaaaataaagaataaaataattcatatgAAAGAAACGAATGTTAtcaaatttattttctttaaaaatgaaaaagtTATAGGTTGTTCATATATTAGTATtacaaatttattaaatttagGTTTAGAAGGAGGTGTATTCCTATTAGttgaagaatataaaaatgaatataacaaaaaaaaatatatggaattaaaaaattcgGAAAAACAAAAGGATGAAActccaaaaaaaaatacttcaaataattttcataaaatacCTATTAATATGCAAGAGGTCCATATTATGAAATccaaaatatttttgaactataaaataaattgtCCGAAATTTCTTATAAATACTATTTCACCTAGTGATATCATAACAActaaagaaaaaataaaatacttGGAAGATATGATTAGGgagatatattattctttcCAGAGTTACAATATAAACCATACTACAAGGAAGGCAAATGTACTTACATGTCTGAATGATCGTTCCATAAGGAGACAAAATCAAAATCAAATCATCcatttagaaaataataataataataataataatcacaatagaaataataataacaatgtTAATTATTCGATAAATAATTTGAGCATTTCAAATAACAAGAATGAACAAATTGGAGAAGGACAAAACCATAATAGTGAATTGATGAAAAGCACCAAACCAAAATGTTATCATAtggatataaataaaataaaagaaaatgatgaagataTTATAGAACATAATAAAGATACCATGTGTTATCAGgagaaattaaaaatgcTAGGAATACTTAACAAAAAGgatgatgataatttaaGTGAGAGTAGAATAGACGAACGTacacatacatatatttcaaaTGAACAAAACGATTTGATTTGTgttgtaaataatatagatgaaaattataatgttCAATATGACgaaaatgtatataatgatattacAAAGAGTAATGATTATAGTgatgaagataaaaataataatattaataatattaataataattataataggaaccattttaataaaaatattgtagaacaagaaaaatttttaataccTAAAGATCATTTTAATGTACAAGAAAATAACGATAATGTcaatttaaaagaaataaaggaaaatattataagaaataataaattacaTGAAGTTGAAAAGGTAAATAGCAATATTGAAAATAAGATTCTTACAAgggatataaaaaataataataatatagatcATACATctaatttatattacaaaaaggatgataacataataaaacCTGAAGATGACAAATTATATAACGATATTGAAGAAAAGttagatataaaaaaatatatcagtattatatataaaagaaaaaaacatatgaatattattatgaaaaggaaagataatgaaaattataaaataaaaaaaaaaatatacacaacgaattccattttttataaaaactatattgataagaaaaaaaaaattaaaaaattaaaaaacataattgaaaaatataaaaaagaattacaATTAAGTAGAGCCCAAGTTGAAAAGTTAAAATACAATAATCATAATACAAgtgtattatataaagtattctataaaagaattatgaagagaaataataatgatagtatttttgataatatcgaaaagaataaatataaatcaaatGATCCCTTTgtaaaaaacaaaagagGGCATATACTGAGGAAAACGTGTTCACTTAATGTTATAGGGGGATTCATAAAAagtaaagaaaaatataatgaaaattataaatatattgataataataaaaatttcgataataataataataataataataataataatattgataataatataaaggTCGTTACTGAACTTGTGAAGaatgataattatgataaaaatttcAATTGTCTtattaatagtaataaGGATAACGTAATATTTTCGAAAATCATTACAAATGTGAtgttaaataataaaacaaatcCTCTTGGACATAAAATGTACTCTCATAAAGCGCTTAGTACATACactaataaatatgataatgatatacACTTTTATTCAGATTGTACATATGAGAAAATAAtagatattaaaaataataagaagCAACACCatagatataataaaacacTTACAAAAATAAAGCACAACActacaaatattatatcaaGTACATTAGATATAATAGGAACCaacaaaaattatgaaaacACGGAGAAACAGCTAGAAatacttttaaaaaaaaatgaaacattaaaagaacaaataaataagcTAAAAACAAATGATCAAcgatttttatataatataagaacgtctataaagaaaagacatacaacaaataataataaaaagtataatattaaaagaaatattgATGAGCATTTTAATCATTCTActgaaaatatatataacatatgTGTAAATAAAACTCATAATCCAATTGTCAATATTGAGAATACGAAGAAAAATAGATACAGTAATAATACACGATTCCATTACCCActaaatttaataaagcaatattcatatgattATACATCGGATTAA